The following proteins are encoded in a genomic region of Synechococcus sp. ROS8604:
- a CDS encoding SprT family zinc-dependent metalloprotease, producing the protein MPLEPLLPLFHRLNREHFDGGLVRGTGPLVSLRWSDGRMRKTAGFYRRGPAVAPPLGREIVLSKPLLDPLPRCATESTLCHEMIHAWVDLVLGQREGHGPCFRAQMEAINASQSRFKVSIRHRFPVQQSPPRWIASCPICEQRTPYRRRVRQAACRLCCDRHHDGHWHVSCLLSYVPAPAQD; encoded by the coding sequence ATGCCCCTCGAGCCACTGCTGCCTTTGTTTCACAGGCTTAATCGAGAACATTTCGATGGCGGCCTAGTGCGGGGCACAGGCCCCCTGGTCTCCTTGCGCTGGAGTGATGGGCGGATGCGCAAGACGGCGGGCTTTTATCGCCGCGGGCCGGCGGTTGCACCGCCTCTTGGTCGGGAGATTGTGCTCTCAAAACCCTTGCTGGATCCTTTGCCTCGCTGCGCCACCGAGAGCACTCTTTGTCATGAAATGATTCATGCCTGGGTGGATTTGGTGTTGGGTCAACGGGAGGGTCATGGCCCTTGTTTTCGGGCTCAGATGGAGGCGATTAATGCCTCTCAATCCCGATTCAAGGTGAGCATTCGCCATCGTTTTCCGGTTCAGCAAAGCCCCCCGCGTTGGATTGCCAGCTGTCCGATCTGTGAACAGCGGACTCCCTATCGGCGCCGGGTCAGGCAAGCGGCTTGCAGGTTGTGCTGTGATCGGCATCATGACGGTCACTGGCACGTGAGTTGTCTACTCAGCTATGTACCTGCCCCCGCTCAGGATTGA
- the ligA gene encoding NAD-dependent DNA ligase LigA — protein MSGSQPLRSSSSSRSRAEDLRRLLNRAAHAYYVLNAPVMEDPVYDQFYRELQELEHQDSALVSADSPTQRVGGRLSEGFHSVRHRIPLFSLDNAFNRDELHGWYGRLLKVLDRAPAEGAPPPALAMVGELKIDGNALALSYENGVLVRAATRGDGEQGEEITANVRTISSIPLRLHLEPAPAWVEVRGEAFIPDATFHAINNERLSRDEPLFANPRNACAGTLRQLDPSVVASRRLDFFAYTLQLPEDWQGCRPLTQWDALQWLGDAGFKVNPNAGLLPDLQSVEQFFDTWDTERRQLNYATDGVVVKLNDLRLQDAAGFTQKAPRWAIALKYPAEEAATKILRVSCQVGRTGVITPVAEFEPVLLAGTSVSRASLHNADRLVELDLHDGDTIVVRKAGEIIPEVVRVLPELRPALAQPVELPKTCPTCGSTLVRETSESATRCINSSCPAILRGALRHWVSKGAMDVDGLGSKLIEQLVDRGLVQSIADLYRLDMALLGSLERMGTKSAENLIQALEASRSKGWAKQLYGLGIHHVGDVNAKAITAAFANADDLNQAACHAPDSITTIFGVGKEIAQSLQQWFSNPANQRLLDELRSLGFSLALNEKEQTRATAAAANDHLSGSTFVLTGTLPTLTRSQAKEQIEACGGKVSGSVSKKTSYLVAGEEAGSKLTKAQELGVQVLDEADLLNMLRGSG, from the coding sequence TTGAGTGGGTCGCAGCCGCTTAGATCGTCCAGCAGCTCTCGATCGCGAGCAGAGGACTTGCGGCGCCTGCTCAACCGAGCGGCACACGCCTATTACGTCCTCAACGCTCCGGTCATGGAAGATCCGGTGTACGACCAGTTCTACAGGGAGCTTCAAGAGCTAGAGCACCAAGATTCAGCCTTGGTGAGTGCAGACAGCCCAACCCAGCGCGTGGGTGGGCGCCTATCGGAAGGCTTCCACAGCGTGCGCCACAGGATTCCCCTGTTCAGCCTCGACAATGCGTTTAACCGTGACGAGCTGCATGGCTGGTATGGCCGTCTGCTCAAGGTGCTTGACCGCGCACCAGCAGAAGGAGCTCCACCTCCGGCCCTGGCCATGGTGGGAGAACTCAAAATCGATGGCAACGCTCTCGCCCTGAGCTACGAAAACGGCGTACTCGTCCGGGCCGCGACGCGCGGGGACGGTGAACAGGGAGAAGAGATCACCGCCAACGTGCGCACCATCAGCTCCATTCCCTTGCGCTTGCACCTCGAACCGGCACCCGCCTGGGTGGAAGTGCGTGGGGAGGCCTTCATCCCCGATGCCACCTTTCATGCGATCAACAACGAACGTCTAAGCCGCGACGAACCTCTCTTTGCCAATCCCCGCAATGCCTGCGCTGGAACGTTGCGCCAACTAGATCCAAGCGTTGTGGCCTCAAGACGGCTGGACTTTTTTGCCTACACGCTTCAGCTGCCAGAAGACTGGCAAGGATGCAGGCCGCTCACGCAATGGGATGCCCTGCAATGGCTGGGCGATGCCGGATTCAAGGTGAATCCCAATGCGGGTTTATTGCCAGATCTTCAATCGGTAGAGCAGTTCTTCGACACCTGGGATACAGAGCGCCGGCAGCTCAATTACGCCACCGATGGTGTGGTGGTGAAGCTCAATGATTTACGCCTGCAGGATGCAGCAGGCTTTACTCAAAAAGCACCACGCTGGGCGATTGCGCTCAAGTATCCAGCAGAGGAAGCTGCAACCAAGATCCTGAGAGTCAGCTGTCAGGTGGGACGCACGGGAGTGATCACTCCGGTGGCCGAATTCGAGCCTGTGCTGTTGGCCGGCACGAGCGTTAGCCGAGCCAGCCTGCATAACGCCGACAGACTGGTCGAGCTCGATCTTCATGACGGCGACACCATTGTGGTGCGCAAGGCCGGAGAAATTATCCCAGAAGTAGTGCGGGTGTTGCCGGAGCTACGACCTGCGCTGGCCCAACCCGTGGAGCTCCCCAAGACCTGCCCAACCTGCGGATCCACCTTGGTGCGCGAAACCAGCGAATCAGCCACGCGCTGCATCAACAGCAGCTGCCCCGCGATCCTGCGGGGTGCCCTGCGCCACTGGGTCAGCAAGGGGGCCATGGATGTGGATGGCCTGGGCAGCAAGCTCATTGAGCAACTGGTGGATCGAGGCCTCGTTCAATCGATTGCAGACCTGTATCGCCTCGACATGGCCCTGCTTGGCAGCCTGGAGCGCATGGGCACAAAAAGCGCCGAGAATTTAATTCAAGCGTTGGAGGCATCCCGCTCTAAAGGATGGGCCAAACAGCTCTATGGCCTCGGCATCCATCACGTCGGAGACGTGAACGCCAAGGCGATTACTGCTGCTTTTGCCAATGCAGACGACCTGAATCAAGCGGCGTGTCACGCACCAGACAGCATCACCACAATTTTTGGTGTCGGCAAAGAAATTGCCCAAAGCTTGCAGCAGTGGTTTTCCAACCCTGCCAATCAGCGGCTACTCGATGAGTTGCGGAGCCTCGGATTCAGCCTGGCACTCAATGAGAAAGAGCAAACACGAGCCACTGCGGCGGCGGCCAACGATCATTTATCTGGTTCAACCTTTGTACTGACCGGTACCTTGCCCACACTCACCCGTTCTCAAGCCAAAGAGCAAATCGAGGCTTGCGGAGGCAAAGTGTCGGGATCGGTCAGCAAAAAAACCAGCTATCTCGTGGCAGGTGAAGAGGCTGGAAGCAAACTCACCAAAGCCCAGGAGCTTGGGGTCCAAGTCCTTGACGAGGCTGACCTGCTGAACATGCTGAGAGGATCAGGGTAA
- a CDS encoding TIGR00341 family protein — protein MQSPVQNLLGSLSGEWKLNLETQIPRNDLYKSRIASSRPTLGFFLLLICSAVIATLGLISNSTAVVIGAMIVAPLMDPILSLAFGLSIADNRLVKRSAITVIIGVLTVIATATLLGWILDASEVNREIYSRTAPNLIDLGIAVAAAIAGSFTLTRDRLSNSIAGVAIAVALVPPLCVCGIGLSMGSEVIAVFGRGSVAGLSNQISEGSFLLFLANLIGITVASLMVFLLQRYGSIHRSWRNLLVWLGLLGLLCIPLASSLRDFSIRQNIDAQFATFKAGRVKQFKLTEKNPYLWKKVKLLYSNVRVSQNNATIELVLNAQEGLITQKVIDELHQRIITRARKDYGINEISVNISVIPNQIFKYNFTEGKQS, from the coding sequence ATGCAAAGCCCAGTTCAGAATCTGCTTGGGAGCCTCTCAGGTGAGTGGAAACTGAACCTGGAGACGCAGATCCCCAGGAACGACCTCTACAAAAGTCGAATTGCCTCTTCGAGGCCGACGCTGGGCTTCTTTTTGCTGCTGATCTGTTCAGCTGTGATTGCAACGCTCGGATTGATCTCCAACAGCACCGCTGTGGTGATCGGCGCCATGATCGTGGCCCCACTGATGGACCCAATCCTCAGCCTTGCCTTCGGACTCTCGATTGCCGACAACCGCTTGGTGAAACGGTCGGCGATCACGGTGATCATTGGCGTTCTCACTGTGATTGCCACGGCAACGCTGTTGGGCTGGATTCTCGATGCCAGTGAGGTGAATCGAGAGATCTACAGCCGAACCGCACCCAACCTGATCGACCTCGGCATTGCAGTAGCTGCCGCCATCGCCGGATCGTTCACATTGACCCGGGATCGATTGTCCAATTCGATCGCAGGGGTGGCCATCGCCGTGGCCCTGGTGCCACCGCTATGCGTCTGCGGAATTGGACTCAGCATGGGCTCGGAAGTCATTGCCGTGTTCGGCCGGGGCAGCGTTGCTGGACTCAGCAATCAGATCTCAGAAGGATCATTTTTACTCTTCCTAGCCAACTTAATTGGCATCACAGTTGCCAGCTTGATGGTGTTTTTGTTGCAGCGCTATGGCTCGATTCATCGCAGCTGGCGCAACCTACTTGTTTGGCTAGGACTACTCGGCCTGCTGTGCATCCCCTTGGCATCGTCACTCCGAGACTTCAGCATTCGCCAAAACATTGACGCCCAATTTGCCACCTTTAAAGCAGGACGCGTCAAGCAATTCAAGCTGACCGAAAAGAATCCATACCTCTGGAAAAAAGTAAAATTGCTCTATAGCAATGTTCGCGTTTCCCAGAACAACGCCACCATTGAGCTTGTCCTCAATGCCCAAGAAGGGCTGATCACTCAAAAGGTTATTGATGAGCTCCATCAACGGATCATCACGAGAGCAAGAAAGGATTATGGGATCAACGAAATCAGCGTTAATATCAGTGTGATTCCCAACCAAATCTTCAAATACAACTTTACTGAAGGCAAACAATCATGA
- a CDS encoding TVP38/TMEM64 family protein, whose protein sequence is MSWFEPLMLWLRSPLGGLVFIPLYAVWVTLLLPGVWASMLAGALYGTWWGSLIVFVGACFGAEAAFLLGRYWLRDWTSKRLMQYPKLQAVERAVSQEGLKLVLLTRLSPAFPFSLLNLVYGLSEVSLRDYSIGLIGIIPGTILFCALGALAGDAARFGEVLAGEASAQGWILRVVGILATVAVVWLVGRAAQRALKDETSEVQ, encoded by the coding sequence ATGTCCTGGTTCGAGCCATTGATGCTCTGGCTGCGCTCTCCTTTGGGCGGACTGGTGTTCATTCCTCTTTATGCGGTTTGGGTGACGCTGTTGCTTCCGGGCGTATGGGCTTCGATGTTGGCGGGTGCTCTCTACGGCACTTGGTGGGGAAGCCTGATTGTGTTTGTTGGGGCCTGTTTCGGCGCAGAGGCCGCGTTTTTGCTCGGCCGATATTGGTTGCGTGATTGGACGAGCAAGCGTCTGATGCAGTATCCAAAGCTTCAGGCTGTGGAGAGGGCCGTGAGCCAAGAGGGGCTCAAGCTTGTGCTGTTGACGCGTCTATCTCCAGCGTTTCCGTTTTCGTTATTGAATTTGGTTTATGGCCTCAGTGAGGTGAGCTTGCGTGATTACAGCATCGGTTTAATTGGCATCATTCCCGGCACTATTTTGTTTTGTGCTTTGGGCGCCTTGGCGGGTGATGCTGCTCGTTTTGGTGAGGTGCTCGCTGGAGAAGCTTCAGCACAGGGCTGGATTCTGCGTGTGGTTGGCATTTTGGCCACGGTTGCGGTGGTTTGGTTGGTGGGGCGTGCAGCACAACGGGCTTTGAAAGATGAGACGAGCGAGGTTCAATAA